The following coding sequences lie in one Cinclus cinclus chromosome 15, bCinCin1.1, whole genome shotgun sequence genomic window:
- the AKAP14 gene encoding A-kinase anchor protein 14, with the protein MVTARRSCPRGPAQRLGQRRARTQLPGVGHSSPGSDTAPAAPGNPRPGRDSGTEAASAPGAPNGVKPMDKQEEKAASEEKDYIPPENERSSTEECLPEVKETEKESKHVIKNIPWTTSKNFTVERGRQQIEELISTWHIHENWLHHSEFLEEEELKDSKRYHYRACWGLPTRRKPIPRATASVYFVIVISKFKPDTAPVEVFYRLESSRLIRRPEQCQFREKWLQDIIENKIVCTERLASR; encoded by the exons ATGGTGACAGCGCGCCGCTCGTGCCCGCGGGGCCCCGCACAGCGGCTGGGACAGCGCCGGGCCCGGACGCAGCTCCCCGGGGTCGGACACAGCTCCCCGGGGTCGGACACCGCCCCCGCCGCGCCTGGGAACCCCCGGCCTGGCCGGGACAGCGGGACAGAAGCAGCCTCCGCCCCGGGTGCGCCAAACGGG GTGAAGCCAATGGacaaacaagaggaaaaagctgccaGTGAGGAAAAAGATTACATCCCCCCTGAAAATGAGAGGAGCAGTACAGAGGAATGTCTTCCAGAGGTCAAGGAAACAGAGAAGG AATCCAAGCACGTCATCAAAAATATCCCGTGGACCACATCCAAGAACTTTACAGTGGAGAGAGGACGGCAGCAAATTGAAGAACTAATTTCT ACATGGCACATTCATGAAAACTGGCTTCACCACTCAGAATTTCTCGAGGAAGAAGAACTGAAGGACAGCAAGAGGTACCATTACAGAGCTTGCTGGGGCCTCCCAACACGCAGAAAACCCATCCCACGAGCAACAGCAAGTGTCTACTTTGTTATAGTGATCTCCAAATTCAAACCTGAt ACTGCACCTGTGGAGGTTTTCTACAGACTGGAGTCCAGCAGGCTGATCCGGAG GCCAGAACAGTGTCAGTTTAGAGAAAAGTGGCTTCAGGacataattgaaaataaaatagtgtGCACAGAAAGACTTGCTTCCCGATGA
- the RPL39 gene encoding large ribosomal subunit protein eL39, translating to MSSHKTFKIKRFLAKKQKQNRPIPQWIRMKTGNKIRYNSKRRHWRRTKLGL from the exons ATG TCGTCGCACAAGACGTTCAAGATTAAACGCTTCCTCGCcaagaagcagaagcagaatcGGCCCATCCCGCAGTGGATTCGCATGAAAACCGGCAATAAGATCAG GTACAACTCCAAAAGGAGACACTGGAGGAGGACCAAACTGGGCTTGTAA
- the NDUFA1 gene encoding NADH dehydrogenase [ubiquinone] 1 alpha subcomplex subunit 1 — MWYEILPGMAIMGVCLSIPGMATVFMHRWCHGDKEKRIARYPYEWTLMERDRRLSGVNKHYVSKGLENIN; from the exons ATGTGGTACGAGATCCTGCCCGGCATGGCCATCATGGGCGTCTGCCTCAGCATTCCCGGCATGGCCACCGTCTTCATGCACCGCTGGTGCCACGGCGACAAG GAGAAGAGGATCGCCCGCTATCCCTACGAATGGACCCTGATGGAAAGGGACCGGCGGCTGTCGGGTGTCAACAAGCACTATGTGTCCAAG ggTCTGGAGAACATAAACTAA
- the UPF3B gene encoding regulator of nonsense transcripts 3B, whose product MKEDKENARPKERRGASSGLGVLLAAGPGTGPAAGTDVRAGAAELDRLERPKDKKETLSKVVIRRLPPSLTKEQLEEHLQPLPEHDYFEFFANDSSLYPHMFSRAYINFKNQEDIVLFRDRFDGYVFVDHKGQEYAAIVEFAPFQKAAKKKSKKKDAKTGTIEDDPEYKKFLESYSADDEKLTSTPETLLEEIEARNKELIAKKTTPLLNFLKNKQRLREEKREERRRRELERKRQREEERRKWKEEERRKRKEAEKLKKIDRCPEKERDRSKEEPKIKLLKKPEKDEKDLERKEKSKKLEKETLREEKIASSASAKRSDGETKEEKAKKSEDECVKDYRDRDRDFDRDREYERAQREKLRRQEEERRRQKERYEKEKVFRRKEEEVKKERDLLREKGKKSDLTDFTSSMDKSEKVTKDDKKEDTIKRDRIRNKDRPAMQLYQPGARSRSRLCQYEDSAAKPPDQGVDKKQEGESSHTKEEE is encoded by the exons ATGAAGGAGGACAAGGAGAACGCCAGGCCCAAGGAGCGGCGCGGGGCCTCCTCCGGGCTGGGGGTTCTGCTGGCCGCGGGACCAGGCACGGGCCCCGCCGCTGGCACGGATGTTAGAGCCGGCGCCGCCGAGCTCGATCGCCTGGAGCGGCCCAAGGACAAGAAGGAGACGCTCAGCAAG GTGGTGATCCGGCGGCTGCCACCCAGCCTGAcgaaggagcagctggaggagcacTTGCAGCCTCTGCCCGAGCACGACTACTTCGAATTCTTCGCGAACGACTCCAG CTTGTACCCGCATATGTTCTCGAGAGCCTACATCAACTTCAAGAACCAGGAAGACATAGTCCTCTTCAGGGATCGCTTCGACGGCTACGTTTTTGTTGATCACAAAG GTCAGGAATATGCTGCCATAGTTGAGTTTGCACCTTTccaaaaagctgcaaaaaagaAGAGTAAGAAAAAGGATGCCAAAACTGGAACTATTGAAGATG ATCCAGAATACAAGAAGTTTTTGGAAAGTTACAGTGCAGATGATGAAAAATTAACCTCCACTCCTGAAACTTTGTTGGAGGAAATAGAGGCAAGAAACAAAGAGCTAATAG CTAAAAAGACTACTCCTTTATTGAacttcttgaaaaataaacag agactgagagaagaaaaaagggaggagagaaggaggagagaattagaaagaaaaagacaaagagaagaagaaagaaggaaatggaaagaggaggagagaaggaagagaaaagaagcagaaaaattgaagaaaatagACAGATgcccagaaaaagaaagagacagaTCAAAAGAAGAACCAAAGATTAAG CTACTTAAGAAGcctgaaaaagatgaaaaagacttggagagaaaagagaaatccaagaaactggaaaaagagactctgagggaggaaaaaattgcGAGTAGTGCATCTGCCAAACGATCTGATGGGGAGACAAAAGAAGAGAAGGCAAAAAA ATCAGAAGATGAGTGTGTAAAGGACTACAGGGACCGAGATAGAGATTTTGACAGAGACAGAGAATATGAGAGAGCACAGAGGGAGAAACTGAGACGCCAAGAAGAGGAGCGTCGGAGGCAGAAAGAGCGCTATGAGAAAGAGAAGgtttttagaagaaaagaagaggaagtgaaaaaggagagagacttactcagagaaaagggaaagaaaagtgaTCTTACAGACTTTACCAGCAGCATGGACAAATCTGAGAAAGTAACCAAAGATGATAAAAAAGAGGATACAATTAAGAGGGATCGGATCAGAAACAAG gATCGCCCAGCAATGCAGCTGTACCAGCCCGGAGCCCGAAGCCGGAGCAGATTGTGTCAGTATGAAGACAGTGCTGCAAAGCCCCCAGACCAGGGAGTGGATAAGAAACAAGAGGGTGAGAGCAGTCACACGAAGGAAGAGGAGTGA